The sequence TCGAGACGCTTGATGTAAGTGGTCATCGTCTCGGAACGGGCTCCGGGACGGGAGGCGCTGATGGCATCGGCAGCGCTGACGAGGACACCCAAGGGGTTCGTATGCGGGACTTCGCCGTGGTGGGAAGCGACACCGTTCACGATATTCTCTGCTTCGCCATGGCGCTTGATGAAGTCAGCACCGATGATGGCGTGGGAGCCTTCCACTTCGTGGTCGATGGCCTTGCCGATGTCGTGCAAAAGACCGGCACGTTTGGCGTCTTGAATGTCAATTCCCATCTCGGAAGCCATAAGGCTCATGAGGTGGGCGACCTCGATGGAGTGATCCAAGACATTCTGGGAAAAGCTGTGACGGAAACGGAGGCGGCCAAGGAGTTTTACGATCTCCGGATGCAACTGCGGCAGGCCGACTTTGAAGACGGCTTCTTCACCGTTTTTCACGATGGTTTCGTCCATCTCCTCATTCACCTTTTGGACGACTTCTTCAATGCGCGTTGGGTGGATACGGCCATCCAAGATGAGGCGTTGCATGGCCTCACGAGCGATCTCGCGGCGGACGGGATCGAAGCCGGAAAGGACGACGGCGTTTGGTGTATCGTCGATCAAAACGGTGACACCAGTGGCTGCTTCGAAGGCGCGGATGTTACGGCCTTCACGACCGATGATGCGGCCTTTGATCTCGTCTCCGGGTAGGGCGATGGTAGCCGTAGTGGTCTCGAAAGTATGGTCGCCAGCGTAACGCTGGATGGCAACGCTGAGGATGTAACGGGCCTTGTCCTCGGCTTGGGCCTTGGCGTTATCTAGTATATGACGGGTGAGGCTGTTGGCGTCCTTGAGAGCGTCCGTCTCTACTTGCTTGAGTAACTGAGCGCGGGCATCCAGTTCGGTGATGCCGGCGATGCTTTGCAGCTTTTCCTTCTCCAACTCGACTAGGCGATGGAGTTCCACGCGTTGGGTTTCGAGGTCTTCGAGCTGCTTTTGGAGCTGGGCATCGGTCTGCTTCAGGGTTTTCTCCTGAGTAACAATCTTCTCCAGTTGGTTGTTCAGAAGGCGTTCGCGCTCGGCCTGACGATTCTCCAGATCAGCGAGTTCTTGGCGGCGTTGGGAGAAGGATTTGTCGGTTTGTTCGCGGATCTTGAGGGCTTCTTCGTTGGCAGAGAGCTTGGCTTCGCGAAGGAGGGTTTCGGCTTCCTTTTTGGCGTTAGCAAGGGTGATGTCCTGCTGTTCCTTCAATGCCTGCTGCTGGGCTTTTTCCCTTTTGCGTTGCAGGAAATAGAAAACTCCGGCTCCCGCGCCAAACAGCGCGAGTCCCTCCAAAAATACGATGATGTTGCCCAACAAAAACATTTCAGCACCTACGTGGCTAAGCGACTTTTAGCCAGCGTGTCGGTGTCAGGATAGCACTTAATCCGACATCGTGCGGCTCTACGGGGAGCGCGTCGCTCTCCTGCCAGTCGAAGGCCAGTCCTAACGTCACCCCTGTCGTCCCTGGCAGCAACCGGTCATAGAAGCCCTTGCCTCTCCCCAGCCGCCGTCCGCTTGAGTCAAAAGCTATGCCAGGTACTAAGGTCAAGTCCAGTTGGTTTAATGGAAAAGCGGAACAATTTAAGGAAGGCTCACGGATACCGAAGCGACCAGGCATCAGATCTTCAGTGAGATTTTTGATGAGAGCGGCTTCGTAAATACCAGTGCTGGAATTATATCGGGGCAAGGCAAGCGTCTTGCCTTCCTTCAAAGCGTAATCCAGCAACGGCGCGATGTCTGGCTCATCGGCCAAGGGATAAAACATGAGGATACTGCGCGCCTGCTGCCAGTAAGGAGAGCCGACAAGGTGTTTCCGGAGGTCTTCCGAGGCGGCGGCAATCTGTTCTGGCAGGATGGAGCGGATCAGCACTTTGTATTGCTGGCGCAGTGAGATTTTTTGCTCGGCGATGGAGGGGATCATGAGGATTTCCTCCGCGTGGCGTCCAGTTCAGCACGCCAGCGTTCGACGCGTTCTTTGATCTTCTTTTCCACGCCTTGCTCCGTGGGCTTATAGTAGTGGCGGGTTTCACCAAGGTAGTCTTGGGCCACAAAATTCTCCGGGTGATCGTGGGCGTATTTGTAGCCGACGCCGTGGCCGAGTTGTTTGGCGCCCTTGTAATGGCCATCCCGTAGGTGTTCTGGAACGGGCAAAGTGCGGCCATTGCGAACATCTTCCAAAGCCGCATCAATGGAAGTCACGACAGTATTACTCTTATTCGCGGTAGCTATATAGAGAGCAGCTTCGGCAATAGGTATCCTAGCCTCGGGCCAACCGATGAACTCGGCGGCGTGGTGGGCGGAAACGGCCAGAACAAGAGCCATGGGATCAGCCAAACCGACGTCTTCGGCAGCGTGGATGACGATGCGACGGGCGATGAAGCGAGGGTCTTCCCCGGCATGGATCATCTTGGCCAGCCAGTAAAGAGTGGCATCGGGATCGCTCCCACGCATGGATTTGATGAAGGCTGAGATGGTGTCGTAATGGGCGTCACCATCGCCATCATAGACGATGGCCTTCTTCTGGATGCTTTGCTCCGCGACGGCGAGGGTGACATGGATGAAGCCATCGCTGCCCGGTTCGGTGGTCAGGACAGCGATCTCGAGGGAGTTCAGGGCCTTGCGGGCATCACCATCGGAGGTCTTGGCAAGGTGTTTTAGGGCGTCTTCGTCGGCGCGGATCTTGAGATGGCCAAGGCCACGATCAGTATCCTTTAAAGCACGCTGGTAAAGTCCTAAGATATCCTCGTCCGTCAGGGAGCGTAATTCGAAGATTTGGGATCTGGAAACGAGGGGTGAATTGACAAAAAAAAAGGGGTTGTGAGTGGTGGCTCCAATGAGGCGGATCACCCCGCTCTCGACATCAGGCAAAAGGACGTCTTGCTGGGACTTGTTGAAGCGATGGATCTCGTCGATGAACAGGATGGTCGATTGACCGGTATTATGGAGACGGTTAGTAGCTCCGGAAAGGACCCGGCGCATGTCCGCGACGTTGGATTCCACACCGCTCAAGCGTTCGAAACGGTTCTTGGTATGGAGAGCTATAAGTTGGGCCAAAGAGGTCTTTCCGGTGCCCGGTGGGCCGTAAAAAATCAGGGACTGAATCCGGTCCGCTTTGATGGCCCGGCGGAGGAGCATTCCGGGGGCAAGGATGTGCCGTTGACCGATGTATTCATCCAAGGTCCGAGGGCGCATCCGGGCGGCCAAAGGGGCCGAACGGTGAGGGTTAGAAGCAGGGCCGGAAAGGGGTGCCGAGCCTTCCTTGGCATCCGTATTTTGCACTGCCGAAAACAGATCAGATTGCGCCACGAGGAGAGTCTAATGCATGTGATCCAGATGCCAATAACGAATGCTCTTGGGAGGGTGAAAATGTGATGGTGAGAGGGTTGAAGCTAGAGGATGATTTAAATGGGTAGCTTCGATAGTGTCCTGATATTGGGCGGTGGTGTGATGGTTTTCTTAGGGTGTGTTTGGGTGAGGAAAGCTAGTAACGGACTGGAGCTTTTGAAGCGACTTTTTGGGAGAACGAAAGGAGGGGAAATTGATTCAGATTTCAGAACTTAACGGAGCAGGTTGAGTTGGAATTCACATTGCCTGAGGAAGTGCGATTTTGCTCCTGGTATAGGTGGAGTTCTGAGGATGAAGAATGGTGTTTTCACGTAGTAACGTTAAATGTGTAATTTTTAACTAAGTTAAAAATATTTGTTTTAGTAGATGCAGATTTCAAGGGATAAAGTTACGGCTTATTATCGGATCTTGATGGTGCCAGAATAGAGGGCGTGAGGGGGGTGTTATGGAAGATCAAATGAGGGGGATTCGGCTGAACATGGGAAGGCGTGCTTGAAGATGAAACTAGGTGCGGAGGGCTACCTATTCAGGCGTGGGGTAACGGTCGGAAATCGGGCTCGCATGAGGTGTGCTGTTTGATCAATCGGAAGAGGGGGTGGTATCGGGAAAATGGTGCAACTACGGGTGAAAGAAATACTCGGTTTGGTGCGGCAAATAACCCTGCTGTTTCGATCATAAAAAAGAGAGCATTTAAGGAAAGGAGTCGTCCGGGTTCAGGAAACTAAAAAGTCCGATCTTTTCGGAAGATTTACTTGTTACATTTTTGCGTCGGGCTTGGATGGTCGCAAAATTCGTTCACGGGAAGGAATCATAATCCATCGGATTTGCGGGCGTTTGCCTGATAACATGTCGCTCTCGGATAATTTTTAGTCTCACTGAAAATAGCAAAAAATGTTCATCAAATATCCTAGTCTCAGGTCTTGCAGAAGTGATAAATCATTGTCTCACCGACGCAAGTTGGTGTTAAGACCCCAGTGGCAAAACAAGAGAACATAGCTTCTTATCAGCTCGAAAGCCTCGAGCAGCGCGTGCTGCTTTCTGGTGACGGGTTGCTGCCTGCTGCGGCCTTGGCTCCTCAAATCGATGATTCTCTGTTCACTGGTATCCAGGAGAACTTCGATGGTTCCTTGGAAACTTCTTCCATAACTTCCGGCTCTGATCTGTTTGCTGGAATGGAATCCCAA is a genomic window of Verrucomicrobiia bacterium containing:
- a CDS encoding 5-formyltetrahydrofolate cyclo-ligase; translation: MIPSIAEQKISLRQQYKVLIRSILPEQIAAASEDLRKHLVGSPYWQQARSILMFYPLADEPDIAPLLDYALKEGKTLALPRYNSSTGIYEAALIKNLTEDLMPGRFGIREPSLNCSAFPLNQLDLTLVPGIAFDSSGRRLGRGKGFYDRLLPGTTGVTLGLAFDWQESDALPVEPHDVGLSAILTPTRWLKVA
- a CDS encoding replication-associated recombination protein A — its product is MRPRTLDEYIGQRHILAPGMLLRRAIKADRIQSLIFYGPPGTGKTSLAQLIALHTKNRFERLSGVESNVADMRRVLSGATNRLHNTGQSTILFIDEIHRFNKSQQDVLLPDVESGVIRLIGATTHNPFFFVNSPLVSRSQIFELRSLTDEDILGLYQRALKDTDRGLGHLKIRADEDALKHLAKTSDGDARKALNSLEIAVLTTEPGSDGFIHVTLAVAEQSIQKKAIVYDGDGDAHYDTISAFIKSMRGSDPDATLYWLAKMIHAGEDPRFIARRIVIHAAEDVGLADPMALVLAVSAHHAAEFIGWPEARIPIAEAALYIATANKSNTVVTSIDAALEDVRNGRTLPVPEHLRDGHYKGAKQLGHGVGYKYAHDHPENFVAQDYLGETRHYYKPTEQGVEKKIKERVERWRAELDATRRKSS
- the rny gene encoding ribonuclease Y — translated: MFLLGNIIVFLEGLALFGAGAGVFYFLQRKREKAQQQALKEQQDITLANAKKEAETLLREAKLSANEEALKIREQTDKSFSQRRQELADLENRQAERERLLNNQLEKIVTQEKTLKQTDAQLQKQLEDLETQRVELHRLVELEKEKLQSIAGITELDARAQLLKQVETDALKDANSLTRHILDNAKAQAEDKARYILSVAIQRYAGDHTFETTTATIALPGDEIKGRIIGREGRNIRAFEAATGVTVLIDDTPNAVVLSGFDPVRREIAREAMQRLILDGRIHPTRIEEVVQKVNEEMDETIVKNGEEAVFKVGLPQLHPEIVKLLGRLRFRHSFSQNVLDHSIEVAHLMSLMASEMGIDIQDAKRAGLLHDIGKAIDHEVEGSHAIIGADFIKRHGEAENIVNGVASHHGEVPHTNPLGVLVSAADAISASRPGARSETMTTYIKRLEDLERIGASFPGVEKCYAVQAGRELRVLVQPEKVTDEEAYALAKSVTRKIEEELQYPGQIRVTVVRETRVVEFAK